The following coding sequences lie in one Alosa alosa isolate M-15738 ecotype Scorff River chromosome 21, AALO_Geno_1.1, whole genome shotgun sequence genomic window:
- the tmem35 gene encoding novel acetylcholine receptor chaperone: protein MASPRTITIVALSFALGLFFVFMGTIKLTPRLSKDAYNEMKRAYKSYAKALPGLKKIGVSSVLLRKIIGTLEVSCGVVLTLVPGKPKDVANFLLLLVMLAVLFFHQLVGDPLKRYAHALVFGILLTCRLLIARQSDDRPEREESREAQVGAQEKNKVKLS from the exons ATGGCCTCACCAAGGACAATAACCATTGTTGCCCTCTCTTTTGCACTGGgtctattttttgttttcatgggCACTATTAAACTCACGCCAAGACTGAGCAAAGATGCGTACAATGAAATG AAAAGGGCCTACAAGAGTTATGCCAAGGCCTTGCCAGGACTGAAAAAGATTGGTGTGAGCTCAGTGCTTTTGCGTAAGATCATCGGCACCTTGGAAGTGAGCTGTGGTGTGGTCCTCACCCTGGTTCCAGGGAAACCCAAAGACGTGGCCAACTTCCTGCTCCTGCTGGTCATGCTGGCCGTGCTGTTCTTCCACCAGCTGGTGGGGGATCCCCTCAAACGCTATGCCCACGCCCTGGTGTTCGGCATCCTGCTCACGTGTCGCCTGCTCATCGCCCGCCAGAGCGACGACCGGCCAGAGCGGGAGGAGAGCCGGGAAGCGCAAGTTGGCGCCCAGGAAAAGAACAAAGTCAAGCTCTCCTAG
- the cenpi gene encoding centromere protein I codes for MTRSSSLSELGRATNCSDEHDSSCNVSSSNRSLRLAENAKRKSEAEAPFLVAFKYFSQVKAGTPVNGNDELLGHLDRVERMALAQGLPPDAVSIMLEFAMSLRCRSSISSRVLRFLIPASVVPQEAVVRGFSWLCTQKMPQSMQILFLRWVLTMFDMIDCKDNLRAIYGFIFSFVIDESLCPFICHLLYLLTIKGHVKPFRVRKLLDIQGRMGKQPYLMQLLALYKVFCPEMVTLTMPSRMRAGFKNHSTTWKAALAALKRRNAGKEAPSMELTLGVRKSNSRKRKFHHLEVPALTPAMESSGPNARRGVCLQQLSSFNELLDNLNSIELPAQMGSLLSSALALHYLDCVQDESAFLRLNFWLGHALHEEFLFGPADGSPENMAEASHFLSMLVSTQHFLQEGFSSTEGFLFKFLQVWDGFLHRPQILELLSDIPLVPSSYIKDALFEPLMQLYFTSSVFFKCSVIECLTSMLRKWLTWHSICAQEEGLDISLNNRSNMSLSLSGFLDSVLKLVQFVGRLTSAGLQLERGHTLLLHHALGFYETVSDMFLKYSLPLFVMLPPGVFYPALLATDPVSVDRLGYIMFRYRQNLTSAKEEQKKQKELSIHINRSVYQEFNSYLVAMVAHLWNSRSFSLRSGIQVSEALLERTKVGDHSNCFDLIHHPAFLNYAIDFHQQCWPERADIDLNSIKAGKYWEWYVEFLFTQGFAGLRDFIKVNINPTVTRHSDGRPSSGQPLSQPSQPSQPTAEASSTALS; via the exons ATGACGAGGTCATCTAGTCTGTCTGAGTTAGGTAGAGCGACAAATTGTTCAGATGAACACGATTCTTCTTGTAACGTTAGTTCAAGCAACAGAAGTTTGCGTCTAGCAGAAAATGCGAAGAGGAAAAGTGAGGCGGAGGCTCCCTTTTTGGTGGCGTTTAAGTACTTCTCCCAAG TTAAAGCAGGCACGCCTGTGAATGGGAATGATGAGTTGTTAGGGCACCTAGACCGGGTGGAGAGGATGGCCCTGGCTCAGGGGCTTCCCCCAGATGCCGTCTCCATCATGCTGGAGTTCGCCATGAGTCTGCGCTGCA GGAGCTCGATATCGTCGCGGGTGCTGCGGTTCCTGATTCCGGCTTCAGTAGTGCCCCAGGAAGCTGTGGTCAGAGGATTCTCATGGCTCTGCACACAGAAAATGCCCCAATCCATGCAG ATCCTTTTCCTGCGCTGGGTGCTGACGATGTTTGACATGATTGACTGTAAAGACAACCTAAGGGCCATCTATGGCTTCATCTTCAGCTTTGTGATTGATGAAAGTTTG TGTCCCTTCATCTGCCACCTGTTATACCTTCTAACCATAAAAGGACATG TGAAGCCCTTCCGAGTTCGAAAGCTGTTGGACATTCAAGGCAGAATG GGCAAACAGCCGTACCTAATGCAATTACTGGCCCTCTACAAAGTCTTCTGTCCAGAGATGGTCACTCTCACTATGCCGTCCAGGATGAGG gctGGCTTCAAGAACCACAGCACCACTTGGAAGGCAGCGCTAGCTGCGCTGAAGAGGAGGAACGCCGGAAAAGAGGCTCCCAGCATGGAACTCACACTAGGTGTGCGGAAGTCCAACTCAAGGAAAAGG AAATTCCATCACCTGGAGGTGCCGGCCTTGACTCCAGCAATGGAGAGCTCGGGTCCCAACGCCAGGAGAGGGGTGTGCCTGCAGCAGCTGAGCTCCTTCAACGAGCTGCTAGACAACCTGAACAGTAttgag CTGCCAGCTCAGATGGGCTCTCTGCTCAGCTCCGCTTTGGCTCTGCATTACCTGGACTGTGTGCAGGACGAGTCGGCCTTCCTCCGCCTCAACTTCTGGCTGGGCCACGCGCTGCACGAAG AGTTCCTGTTTGGTCCTGCGGACGGTAGCCCGGAGAATATGGCCGAAGCCTCGCACTTCCTCAGCATGCTCGTCTCAACACAACACTTCCTCCAG GAGGGCTTCTCCAGCACAGAGGGCTTCCTCTTCAAGTTCCTGCAAGTGTGGGATGGCTTCCTCCACCGGCCGCAGATACTGGAGCTGCTCAGCGACATTCCACTGGTGCCCAGCTcct ACATTAAGGACGCTCTCTTCGAGCCTTTGATGCAGCTGTACTTCACCTCCTCCGTGTTCTTCAAG TGCAGTGTCATTGAGTGTCTGACCAGCATGCTGCGGAAGTGGCTGACCTGGCATTCCATCTGTGCCCAGGAGGAGGGGCTGGACATCAGTCTCAACAACCGCAGCAACAT GAGCCTGAGTCTGTCGGGGTTCCTGGACTCTGTGCTGAAGCTGGTGCAGTTTGTGGGCCGCCTGACCTCAGCGGGTCTGCAGTTGGAGCGTGGACACACCCTGCTGCTCCACCATGCCCTGGGCTTCTACGAGACG GTGTCCGACATGTTCCTTAAGTACAGCTTGCCCCTGTTTGTCATGTTGCCCCCCGGCGTCTTCTACCCAGCGCTCCTGGCCACTGACCCAGTCTCCGTTGATCGGCTTGGGTACATCATGTTCAG GTATAGGCAAAATCTGACATCTGCCAAGGAAGAACAGAAGAAGCAAAAAGAG CTGTCCATCCACATCAACCGGAGTGTCTACCAGGAGTTTAATTCTTATCTGGTTGCCATGGTGGCCCACCTGTGGAACTCCAGGAGCTTCAGTCTGAGGTCGGGCATCCAGGTCAGCGAAGCGCTGCTGGAGCGAACCAAAGTGGGTGACCACTCTAACTGCTTCGACCTCATCCACCATCCAGCTTTCCTCAACTACGCAATAGACTTCCATCAACAG TGTTGGCCGGAGCGCGCAGACATCGAC